The stretch of DNA CGGTTTCCGTTGGCCCTTGCGATGCAAAAAGCGCACGCGCTTCTTCAACCTGCCCATTGGCGATCAACGTGACAAGCATACGGTCAGAGACTGCCAAAGCCGGGCGCGCCAAAACGCTCAACGCACCCAGCACAATCAAAACGGCCGCACACAGGCGGGCGCGCTGTTCCATCAATCCGAACATGATCTTTTGTGGCGCTACGGGTTCTGATTAGGCCGCTCTGCAATGAACCCGCCGACCAGCACCTTTCGGTTGGTATGTCCGGCAAATGCTCCGACAGCGCGGTCGTTTCCGATGCGCCCGGCAAGCGGTGCGTCGACCCCGCGGTAGCTGGCCGTACCACCGATATTTTGCCCGGTAATGTTACCATTGACAGCCAGTCCGCCCGACTGCCCGATCAGCGTGCCTTGGCCGAAATCTGCGTTCAGGGTGATTTTGCCCGCCACGTTCGTTTCAAAGCTGTTGCTGTCGGCGTAGGATAAATTGTAATCGCCCGCATAACTTGCCGTGGCCACTGTGGGCGCGCCGCCAACCTGGTTGTTCGGCAGAATACCCGCCACGCCGAGAAATGTGTCAGTTCCGCGCACGCGTCCAAGTTGGTAGGCAAAACCGCTGCCGTTCAAGAAGCTTTGCTTTGAAAAAGAATTCCCGATTGACCCAACGATGCCGACATCTGGCAGATTGCCGTTCGCGGTCAGCGTAACAATCCTGCTGTCCGTCGTCAGGCCGGGCGGAATGCTACCCGAACCGCCGCCAAAACCGCCCGTCGAAGACCCGGAGCAGCCGGCAAGCGCGCACGCACATGTCAGAGCGACGATGCCGTAAAGTGATTTGTGTCCCATTCATTTCTCCTGAAATCCGTTCGGACAAAGCCCAAGGGCCCGCCACGCCAAAATGCGTGTTCTATACATTTGGCGTACTCGGGTGCTCTCGTCGTCCTGTCGGGTACGACAGGTGCGAGCGGTGTGCAGACGGGTAGGACGGGACAGCTGAGCCTGGTGGCGTGAAGGCAGTCAGCGCGCCTGGGCAGCGCCTTGGCGACCTGCCAGCGCGCCAGACGCCCAATCGGCCATCAGGTCGTAGTATCCGGCAGTGATGCGTGTGTGGGACCGGGTCCCATTGTCATTTTGCACGTAGTCCCACATGCCGTGATCGGTGCGTGGAAAAACCCGGATCGTGATGTCTTGGCCGTTATCTTCCAAGGCTCGCAATCGGCCGATGCTGATGCCCGGTGGTGCTGCGCGGTCGTTGCCCGCAAAGACCCACAATTGTGGAACTCTGACGGCCCGAACTGCGTCGACGGGGTCGATGCTCCAGTCGATATCATAGCTTTCGAACAGTGGCAGAATGACAGTTTCGATCTCTTCAACCGAGGCATCAAGAAGTATTCCGGTGTAGTCGCCGCGTACATGCGGCAGCCACAATGCATCTGCAAAACGGTTCCGCACCTCATCGAATGCAGCGATCGACGCCGCTGACGGGTGCCGCGCGAGCTGTGCCGTTGCGTCCGTGATCTGGCGCGCCTTGGCCTGCACGTTGTCTCCGAAACCGGCGGCGCGCAGCTCCAGGGCGACTTGGGCCGCGTCCTCTTCCCGAATGTCCATGACCAACCCGTAGCCGACCGCGATGAAGTCCGCGTTTGCCCGCGGCGCTGCCAGCGGCGCCACCCATCCACCCTGGCTGAGGCCGATCAGGCCAAAGCGCCCGAAGCGACCGCGCGCGAGGCGCTTTGCCTCACGCGATGCCGCGACCAGGTCGTCTGCCAGCAGCCCGAAATTTTGCGTATACGCACCGCCGGATTGTCCAGTGCCCCGTTTGTCATAGACGAACACAGATATCCCGCGCCCGACCATCTGATACGGATCCCGCGCCCGTTCAAGCCAACCGCTGTCCTCCGATCCATGGGCAAATATGACAAGAGGGCTTTCCGGTGCCCGGTCAGGCGGTTCGATCAACTGGCCTGCCAGGTCCACATCCCGAGACTTAAAGGATGTGTAGGTTACCGTGTGCGCAATGTGCGGCCATACCCCCACATCCACAATGTCTATGGCGTTCTCAAGACATCTGACCGGCGCGTCGGGCCCACCCACGTCGCCTGTCAGCCCGGTATCAAAGGTGTATTTGAACCCGGTATCTGACCGCGTCACAGCGACGAACCCGCTTTCGGAGCCCGAGA from Tateyamaria omphalii encodes:
- a CDS encoding alpha/beta hydrolase family protein is translated as MRIANQILLVALLLIANISEALAGADDGHQCKVGVFSGSESGFVAVTRSDTGFKYTFDTGLTGDVGGPDAPVRCLENAIDIVDVGVWPHIAHTVTYTSFKSRDVDLAGQLIEPPDRAPESPLVIFAHGSEDSGWLERARDPYQMVGRGISVFVYDKRGTGQSGGAYTQNFGLLADDLVAASREAKRLARGRFGRFGLIGLSQGGWVAPLAAPRANADFIAVGYGLVMDIREEDAAQVALELRAAGFGDNVQAKARQITDATAQLARHPSAASIAAFDEVRNRFADALWLPHVRGDYTGILLDASVEEIETVILPLFESYDIDWSIDPVDAVRAVRVPQLWVFAGNDRAAPPGISIGRLRALEDNGQDITIRVFPRTDHGMWDYVQNDNGTRSHTRITAGYYDLMADWASGALAGRQGAAQAR